In a single window of the Flavobacterium ammoniigenes genome:
- a CDS encoding carboxypeptidase-like regulatory domain-containing protein has protein sequence MKYFVVFFFILLSVHLTAQEVEPSQKVSGIVVNDNTNQPLSSVNIINLNKVRGTTTDGNGRFEINVHVNDTLHFTILGFQPLRVRVTNDWIKNKSTRIQLTEKAIALEEVIIRPFNLTGYLEVDSKLIPTKENFRYSISGLTQGYEAGEYSPNAFGRVMGSIFNPADMLYNFFGKKPKELKKLKEMKKDDTVRKLLESKYDRETVTALLGIDTKEIGEILKRCNYSESFIQSANDLQILDAISGCYEEYKVLKKK, from the coding sequence TTTTATACTACTTTCAGTACATCTTACTGCACAAGAAGTAGAACCCTCCCAAAAAGTTTCCGGAATTGTTGTCAACGACAATACTAACCAACCCCTATCTAGTGTCAATATCATCAACTTGAATAAAGTTAGAGGAACCACTACAGATGGAAATGGTCGTTTCGAAATTAACGTTCATGTCAACGACACCTTACACTTTACCATTTTAGGTTTTCAACCGCTTCGTGTTAGAGTTACAAACGACTGGATCAAAAACAAAAGTACGCGTATACAATTGACCGAAAAAGCCATTGCCTTAGAAGAAGTGATCATTAGACCCTTTAATTTAACTGGTTATTTAGAAGTCGATTCCAAATTAATTCCTACCAAAGAAAATTTCCGTTATAGCATTTCAGGTTTAACCCAAGGATATGAAGCCGGAGAATATTCGCCAAATGCCTTTGGACGCGTCATGGGATCTATTTTTAACCCTGCGGACATGTTGTATAATTTCTTCGGGAAAAAGCCCAAAGAGCTTAAAAAACTCAAAGAAATGAAGAAGGATGATACCGTTCGAAAACTGCTAGAATCCAAATACGATAGAGAAACAGTTACTGCATTGCTAGGAATTGACACCAAAGAAATTGGCGAAATTCTGAAACGATGTAACTATTCCGAATCTTTTATACAATCGGCTAATGACTTACAAATATTAGACGCTATAAGCGGCTGTTATGAAGAGTATAAAGTTTTGAAAAAGAAATAA
- a CDS encoding aminoacyl-histidine dipeptidase, with protein MSQEIRNLEPKVLWNQFANLNAVPRPSKKEDRVIAFMKDFGNQLGLDTFEDAIRNVIIRKPATPGMENRKPLVLQGHLDMVHQKNADTVFDFDTQGIEMYVDGDWVRARGTTLGADNGLGVAAIMAILESKDIPHPAIEALFTIDEETGMTGALNLKGGILQGQILLNLDTEEDDEIDIGCAGGIDVTATAEFDEEETPEGSVGYIITVKGLNGGHSGMDIHKGLGNANKIMNRLLFDGFDNFGLQIASIHGGSLRNAIPRESVAKVIIAEVYDEAFVFDMQQIVNEIKTELKSTEPNLEIVFEKLDTPPAKVMPSIAQFYFVRAMYTAHNGVYRMSADFDNLVETSNNIAKVDLANGQLSVQCLTRSSVESAKMDLANALRSAFELMGCEVEFSGSYPGWTPNSKSEILDVLTSIYEKQNKEKAKVVACHAGLECGILGANYPDMDMISFGPTIHGAHSPDERASISSAQKFWKFLVEVLATIPVK; from the coding sequence ATGAGCCAAGAAATACGCAATTTAGAACCGAAAGTACTTTGGAATCAATTTGCCAATTTGAATGCGGTACCGCGTCCTTCCAAAAAAGAAGACCGAGTTATTGCTTTTATGAAAGACTTCGGAAACCAATTGGGATTGGATACTTTTGAAGATGCCATTCGCAATGTAATCATCAGAAAACCGGCTACTCCAGGAATGGAAAATAGAAAGCCATTAGTACTCCAAGGGCATTTGGACATGGTACACCAAAAGAATGCCGATACTGTTTTTGATTTTGACACTCAAGGAATTGAGATGTATGTTGACGGGGATTGGGTTCGCGCTCGCGGAACTACATTGGGTGCAGATAACGGTCTAGGTGTTGCGGCTATCATGGCCATTTTAGAAAGTAAAGATATTCCGCATCCTGCAATTGAAGCCTTGTTTACAATCGACGAAGAAACAGGAATGACTGGTGCGCTGAATTTGAAAGGTGGTATTTTACAAGGTCAAATTCTTTTGAATTTGGATACCGAAGAAGATGATGAAATTGATATTGGTTGTGCTGGCGGAATTGATGTGACGGCTACTGCTGAATTTGACGAAGAGGAAACTCCAGAAGGTTCAGTAGGTTATATCATCACAGTTAAAGGATTAAATGGCGGTCATTCTGGAATGGATATTCACAAAGGATTGGGTAATGCCAACAAAATCATGAATCGTTTGTTATTTGATGGCTTTGATAATTTTGGATTGCAAATAGCATCTATTCATGGTGGAAGTTTGCGTAATGCCATTCCACGTGAAAGTGTTGCCAAAGTCATTATTGCCGAAGTATACGATGAAGCATTTGTTTTTGACATGCAGCAAATCGTAAATGAAATTAAAACGGAATTAAAAAGTACAGAGCCTAACTTGGAAATAGTATTCGAGAAATTAGATACCCCTCCAGCAAAGGTGATGCCTTCGATAGCTCAATTTTATTTTGTTCGCGCAATGTATACTGCACATAACGGGGTATATCGCATGAGTGCTGACTTTGACAATTTGGTCGAAACTTCTAACAATATTGCGAAAGTAGATTTAGCTAATGGCCAACTTTCAGTACAATGCTTAACGCGTTCTTCGGTAGAATCGGCTAAAATGGATTTGGCGAATGCTTTACGTTCAGCTTTCGAATTGATGGGTTGCGAAGTAGAATTTTCTGGTTCTTATCCAGGTTGGACGCCTAATTCTAAATCGGAAATTTTGGATGTATTGACTTCAATTTATGAAAAGCAAAACAAAGAAAAAGCCAAAGTTGTGGCTTGTCATGCTGGTTTAGAATGTGGAATTTTAGGAGCTAATTATCCGGATATGGACATGATTTCATTTGGACCAACCATTCATGGTGCGCATTCTCCAGATGAAAGAGCGAGTATTTCTTCGGCTCAGAAATTTTGGAAATTTTTAGTGGAGGTTTTGGCAACTATTCCAGTGAAATAG
- a CDS encoding DUF3810 domain-containing protein: MLRMSFGYIPFSVGDFLYFLVILLVINWTWKSRKSWRIHWKNNVQLILSVCSIFYFVFHLLWGFNYYRQPLFEKMKMERDYSDADLLLFTQKLIAKTNSIQFQITQNKNKAIVFPYSQEHVFQMNVKGYDILAKEIPNFNYSELSAKKSLFSLPLTYMGFGGYLNPFTNEAQVNYLMPMYHSPTTSCHEMAHQMGYASESECNFIGFMASVKNPDLYFKYSGYSFALRYCLANWQIRNKMVYQKLLQTVHPGILKNYEESDRFWKAYETPIEKGFHLFYDRFLKWNQQKDGIESYSKLVNLMVNYYKNKSL; the protein is encoded by the coding sequence ATACTTCGAATGAGCTTTGGATATATCCCTTTTTCTGTGGGAGATTTTTTATACTTCTTAGTCATTTTATTGGTGATAAATTGGACTTGGAAAAGTCGAAAATCATGGAGAATCCATTGGAAAAATAATGTTCAATTAATTTTGAGTGTTTGCTCTATTTTCTATTTTGTCTTTCATTTGCTCTGGGGATTCAATTATTACAGACAACCTCTTTTTGAGAAAATGAAAATGGAGCGCGACTATTCCGATGCTGATTTATTACTTTTTACCCAAAAATTAATTGCTAAAACCAATAGCATTCAGTTCCAAATTACTCAGAACAAAAACAAAGCAATTGTTTTTCCCTATTCGCAAGAACACGTTTTTCAAATGAATGTAAAAGGTTATGATATCCTTGCTAAAGAAATTCCCAATTTTAACTACTCTGAATTGAGTGCCAAAAAATCGCTATTCAGTTTACCTCTCACGTATATGGGTTTTGGCGGCTATTTGAATCCATTTACCAATGAAGCCCAAGTCAACTACTTAATGCCCATGTACCACTCCCCCACTACATCCTGCCACGAAATGGCGCATCAAATGGGATATGCCAGCGAAAGTGAATGCAATTTCATTGGTTTTATGGCTTCGGTAAAGAACCCTGATTTGTATTTCAAATACTCCGGATACAGTTTTGCTTTGAGGTATTGTCTTGCCAATTGGCAAATACGAAACAAAATGGTGTATCAAAAATTACTTCAAACGGTACATCCGGGTATTCTAAAGAACTATGAAGAAAGTGATCGGTTTTGGAAAGCATATGAAACCCCGATTGAAAAAGGCTTTCATTTATTTTATGACCGTTTCTTAAAATGGAACCAACAAAAAGACGGAATAGAAAGCTATAGTAAATTGGTCAACTTAATGGTCAATTACTATAAAAACAAATCCTTGTAA
- a CDS encoding RNA polymerase sigma factor — translation MKSELEQSFVKQLQENQNIIHKICRLYAEDEDAHKDLFQEITIQLWKAFPKFRGDSKFSTWAYRVALNTAITLYRKTKRSINTVGYEGNYHFVPEVHYNYEEEEQLKLLYQAVHQLNDIEKALIFMYLEDKDYTEIAETLGISEVNARVKMNRIKGKLKKLLNPKGI, via the coding sequence ATGAAATCAGAATTAGAACAGTCTTTTGTAAAACAACTTCAAGAGAATCAGAATATAATCCACAAAATTTGTCGATTGTATGCTGAGGATGAGGATGCGCACAAAGATTTGTTCCAAGAGATCACGATTCAGTTGTGGAAAGCCTTTCCTAAGTTTAGAGGCGATAGTAAATTCTCTACTTGGGCGTATCGAGTAGCCTTGAATACCGCGATAACACTGTATCGAAAGACGAAGCGATCCATCAATACGGTAGGATACGAAGGTAACTACCATTTCGTTCCTGAAGTACATTACAATTACGAAGAAGAAGAACAACTCAAATTATTATACCAAGCAGTTCATCAATTGAACGACATAGAAAAAGCCCTCATTTTTATGTATTTGGAAGACAAAGATTACACTGAAATTGCAGAAACCCTTGGAATAAGTGAGGTCAACGCAAGAGTAAAAATGAACCGAATTAAAGGAAAATTAAAAAAACTATTAAATCCTAAAGGAATATGA
- a CDS encoding lysophospholipid acyltransferase family protein: MGLLKRNPFGHILFIKKWLIRILGCLTHRRYRGFNELHIEGSEIIKNLPDTNVLFISNHQTYFADVVAMFHVFNASLSGRTDSIKNVGYLWQPKMNVYYVAAKETMQAGLLPRILAYVGAISVERTWRAKGVDVTEKREVNPNDTENIKIALADGWVITFPQGTTKSFKPVRKGTAHIIKDHQPIVVPIVIDGFRRSFDKKGLRMKKKGILQSFIIKEPLNIDYENDSIDEIVEKVEYAIEQHPSFLKVIPAEELEEEERLNALRNWDI, from the coding sequence ATGGGATTGTTAAAGAGAAACCCTTTTGGTCATATCCTATTTATTAAAAAGTGGCTCATCCGCATTCTTGGATGTTTGACACACAGACGATATCGAGGATTTAATGAATTACATATAGAAGGTTCCGAAATTATTAAGAACTTACCCGATACCAATGTCTTATTTATTTCGAATCATCAAACCTATTTTGCTGATGTGGTAGCCATGTTTCATGTCTTTAACGCGAGTTTAAGTGGCCGTACCGATTCGATTAAAAACGTTGGGTATTTGTGGCAGCCCAAAATGAATGTCTATTATGTTGCCGCTAAAGAAACGATGCAAGCGGGTTTGTTGCCTAGGATATTAGCCTATGTTGGCGCTATTTCAGTGGAACGCACTTGGCGCGCTAAAGGTGTTGATGTAACTGAGAAAAGAGAAGTTAATCCTAATGATACTGAAAATATAAAAATTGCTTTGGCTGATGGATGGGTGATTACTTTTCCACAAGGTACCACCAAGTCTTTTAAACCTGTTAGAAAAGGAACAGCGCATATAATCAAAGATCATCAACCTATTGTTGTTCCAATTGTAATTGACGGTTTCAGACGCTCTTTTGATAAAAAGGGATTACGCATGAAAAAGAAAGGAATTCTACAATCCTTCATCATCAAAGAACCCTTGAATATTGATTATGAAAACGACTCTATTGACGAAATAGTTGAAAAAGTAGAATATGCCATTGAACAACATCCTTCCTTTTTAAAAGTGATTCCTGCCGAAGAATTGGAAGAGGAGGAACGTTTGAATGCACTAAGGAATTGGGATATTTAA
- a CDS encoding NUDIX hydrolase — MDFQEFLQIVPKLIAAELPATQSHLKMAPLERLNDLKNQLRDNYNPRTAAVLMLCYPKNGTTHLVLIVRNSYKGVHSAQIAFPGGKYEKEDIDFASTALRETYEEVGVDPHKVALIRPFTQVYIPPSNFMVYPYLGMCKEEITFIPDPSEVAGIIELPIATFLSDTIIIEKELQTSYANSIKVPAFEIENHIVWGATAMMLSELKDVLAITSVS; from the coding sequence ATGGATTTCCAAGAATTTTTACAGATTGTTCCCAAATTAATTGCTGCAGAATTGCCAGCAACACAATCGCATTTAAAAATGGCCCCTTTGGAACGATTGAATGATTTGAAAAATCAACTTAGAGATAATTATAATCCAAGAACTGCTGCCGTTTTGATGTTGTGTTATCCTAAAAATGGAACAACACATTTGGTTTTGATTGTTCGTAATTCATATAAAGGAGTACATTCTGCTCAAATCGCCTTTCCTGGTGGAAAATATGAAAAAGAGGATATTGATTTTGCTTCAACTGCCCTTCGGGAAACCTATGAAGAAGTAGGAGTTGACCCTCATAAAGTAGCACTAATTCGACCGTTTACGCAAGTATATATTCCGCCCAGTAATTTTATGGTCTATCCTTATTTAGGGATGTGCAAAGAAGAAATTACTTTTATACCCGATCCTTCGGAAGTTGCCGGTATAATTGAGTTGCCTATTGCCACTTTTCTTAGTGATACTATCATAATTGAGAAGGAATTGCAAACATCCTATGCCAATTCAATTAAAGTACCTGCTTTCGAAATTGAAAACCATATTGTTTGGGGGGCTACTGCAATGATGTTGAGCGAGTTAAAGGACGTGTTAGCTATAACTTCTGTTTCCTGA
- a CDS encoding DUF4268 domain-containing protein, which produces MYSKEEAQRLKREFWIAFAEKYPRKWLLYDTKIKDFSFKFFVDNKKAQVLIDIEPRNDEKRIAYFEKLEALKAILEDEFVTDLVFEKNYYLENGKTISRIWVEKSDVSVSNRNYWDAIFDFFNEKMAALELFYAEYDEFIKTIEME; this is translated from the coding sequence ATGTACAGTAAAGAAGAAGCCCAACGATTAAAACGTGAATTTTGGATTGCCTTCGCCGAAAAATATCCCAGAAAGTGGCTTTTGTATGATACCAAAATCAAAGATTTTTCTTTTAAGTTTTTTGTAGACAATAAAAAAGCACAGGTACTTATTGATATTGAACCTCGTAATGATGAAAAACGCATCGCCTACTTTGAAAAATTAGAAGCTCTTAAAGCAATTTTGGAAGATGAATTTGTAACCGACTTAGTTTTTGAAAAAAATTATTACTTGGAAAACGGCAAAACCATTAGCCGAATTTGGGTAGAAAAAAGTGACGTTAGTGTCAGTAATCGCAATTATTGGGATGCTATTTTTGATTTTTTTAATGAAAAAATGGCGGCGTTAGAATTATTTTACGCTGAGTATGATGAATTTATCAAGACAATTGAAATGGAGTAG
- a CDS encoding NAD(P)H-dependent flavin oxidoreductase — MNNITSLFKIKYPIIQGGMIWNSGYKLASAVSNAGGLGLIGAGSMYPEVLREHIRKCQQATSKPFGVNVPMLYPNVEEILKIIVEEGVKIVFTSAGNPKTWTSYLKENGITVVHVVSSSAFALKAQEAGVDAVVAEGFEAGGHNGREETTTLTLIPMVKGKISIPLIAAGGIATGRGMLAAMVLGADGVQMGSRFVASEESSAHNNFKNTVVASKEGDTQLTLKELAPVRLIKNKFYQQVQELYAKGATKEELIQLLGRARAKRGMFEGDLEEGELEIGQISGLIHDIQPVSKIIESILTEFQLAQKESVQWVF; from the coding sequence ATGAATAATATTACCTCACTTTTTAAAATCAAATACCCAATTATTCAAGGTGGAATGATTTGGAATAGTGGGTATAAATTAGCTTCAGCAGTAAGTAATGCAGGTGGTTTGGGATTGATAGGAGCTGGTTCGATGTATCCCGAAGTGCTGAGAGAACACATTCGTAAATGCCAACAAGCAACTTCCAAACCATTTGGTGTCAATGTTCCTATGTTGTATCCTAATGTAGAAGAAATCTTGAAAATCATTGTGGAAGAAGGGGTGAAAATTGTATTTACTTCGGCTGGAAATCCAAAAACTTGGACCTCTTATTTGAAAGAGAACGGAATTACAGTAGTGCATGTAGTGAGTAGTTCTGCTTTTGCTTTAAAAGCACAAGAAGCAGGAGTAGACGCAGTAGTTGCAGAAGGATTTGAAGCGGGAGGACATAACGGACGTGAAGAAACGACGACTTTAACTTTGATTCCAATGGTGAAGGGAAAAATTTCAATTCCGTTGATCGCTGCTGGTGGCATAGCAACCGGTAGAGGAATGCTTGCCGCCATGGTTTTAGGGGCAGATGGCGTGCAAATGGGAAGTCGTTTTGTTGCCTCTGAGGAATCGTCAGCACACAATAATTTTAAAAACACTGTGGTTGCTTCCAAAGAAGGCGATACACAATTAACCTTAAAAGAATTGGCACCAGTTCGTCTAATAAAAAATAAATTTTACCAACAAGTTCAAGAATTATACGCCAAGGGTGCAACCAAAGAAGAGTTAATTCAATTGTTAGGAAGAGCCCGTGCCAAACGCGGTATGTTTGAAGGAGATTTAGAAGAAGGCGAATTAGAAATTGGCCAAATTTCCGGATTGATTCATGACATTCAGCCTGTGAGCAAAATAATTGAAAGTATACTTACTGAATTTCAACTGGCACAAAAAGAAAGTGTGCAATGGGTATTTTAA
- the mnmA gene encoding tRNA 2-thiouridine(34) synthase MnmA: protein MKRVVVGLSGGVDSSVAAYLLQQQGYEVIGLFMKNWHDDSVTISNECPWLEDSNDALLVADKLGIPFQTVDLSEQYKEKIVDYMFNEYEKGRTPNPDVLCNREIKFDVFMKIAMSLDADFVATGHYCQKSEIEVAGKTIYQLKSGADNNKDQSYFLCQLSQEQLAKALFPIGNLTKPEVREIAAQMDLITAEKKDSQGLCFIGKVRLPEFLQQKLQPKEGIIIQIDKNHPVYQHSLPEGLSLEERLAFEANKIKYTPEMGKVVGKHQGAHYFTIGQRKGLNVGGTTDPLFIIATDVTTNTIYTGLTSQHPGLFRKALFIANAELHWVRTDLALANGDSLEVMARIRYRQPLQKATLYQFESGMYVAFDESQSAITEGQFVAWHIGDELIGSGVIS from the coding sequence ATGAAACGTGTAGTAGTTGGTCTTTCTGGAGGTGTTGATTCGAGTGTTGCTGCGTATTTGTTACAACAGCAAGGCTATGAAGTGATTGGTCTGTTTATGAAAAACTGGCACGATGATTCGGTGACAATTTCGAACGAATGTCCATGGTTAGAGGATAGTAATGATGCTCTTTTAGTGGCTGATAAATTAGGAATTCCTTTTCAAACCGTTGATTTAAGTGAACAATACAAAGAAAAAATCGTGGACTATATGTTCAACGAATACGAAAAAGGGCGTACTCCAAATCCGGATGTCTTGTGTAATCGCGAAATTAAGTTTGACGTTTTTATGAAAATTGCCATGAGCCTGGATGCTGATTTTGTGGCAACGGGACATTATTGTCAAAAAAGCGAAATTGAAGTTGCCGGAAAAACGATATACCAACTAAAATCTGGTGCTGATAATAACAAAGACCAGTCTTATTTTTTATGTCAGTTGTCTCAAGAACAATTAGCGAAAGCCTTATTTCCAATTGGCAATTTAACCAAACCTGAAGTCCGCGAAATTGCAGCTCAAATGGATTTAATAACGGCAGAGAAGAAAGATTCTCAAGGTTTGTGTTTTATCGGGAAAGTACGACTACCTGAATTTTTGCAACAAAAATTGCAACCAAAAGAAGGAATCATTATTCAAATTGATAAGAACCATCCTGTGTATCAGCATAGCTTACCTGAAGGACTTTCATTAGAAGAGCGTTTGGCTTTTGAAGCTAATAAAATCAAGTACACTCCCGAAATGGGGAAAGTGGTGGGCAAACACCAAGGTGCTCATTATTTTACAATTGGACAACGAAAAGGACTGAATGTAGGAGGGACTACTGATCCTTTGTTCATTATTGCCACAGACGTTACTACAAATACAATTTACACGGGTTTGACGAGCCAACATCCAGGATTATTCCGAAAAGCATTGTTTATTGCTAATGCGGAATTGCATTGGGTTCGTACCGATTTGGCTTTAGCCAATGGCGATTCGTTGGAAGTAATGGCGCGCATTCGTTACCGACAACCGCTACAGAAAGCTACCTTATACCAATTTGAATCAGGAATGTATGTGGCCTTTGACGAATCACAATCAGCCATTACCGAAGGACAATTCGTTGCTTGGCATATTGGTGATGAACTAATAGGTTCAGGTGTTATATCTTAA